TCATAGTTTTCTGATCCATGTCCTAATTCAGACACAAACAAACATTTcgcaaatattcaaataaataaataatattccaGACACAAACACCAATTTGAATTTACTTTCTATATTCCCCCGGTTTTATTTTCCgatttttagggttttttttgtttgtaatggGTCTTGGTAAAGACGAGGAAGAGgatattaaaattcacaatcATCATAATCATAATAAGGTTGTGGATGAAGGAGATGGTCGAGGAAGCAAGTTTTTTGGTTCAGTGTCTTGTTCAATTTGTCTCGATGTTGTTACCGATAATGGAGATAGATCCTTGGCTAAGCTTCTTTGTGGACATCAATTTCATCTTGGTAACtttcatctctctctctctctctctcaaggCATGCAAATTCGATGGAATTTTACCATTTTATTGGTTTGAACTTTGAACTACAACAATTGAGATCTACGTTTTGTTTTTTAAGCTTTTCCCGTTACTATGCATGACTTTGATTCTTTGTTATATATGTTTATTGCTTTTGGAGGTTATGAAACCATATGAGTTTTGCAGTTTATTTTATAGGATCCTGTTGCTTTGTTTGTTTAGTGATTCTGATTTGTGGTTATTTGAAGAAAGGTAGCTATTGTGAATAATTGTTGCGATTGGATGTTTATCTCTCTTTTGGAAACTATGGAATTTGATCCGTTACACGTGCTGTTTGATGTTGTTCCGGATTTTGATTCTTGTGAAGTTAGCTTTTAATGATGGAATTGTGGGCATGTAGATCAATTTTCGTGATTTATAGTGGATAGAAATTGATCTTTATCTAAGCCAAAGTTGGAAATTATGTTGGTCTTGTTGAATTGCTGTTACTCTAATCGAGACATTTTGACTAACTTGCCGTGAAATTGGAGGAATTTCTGATTGACATATGCAGTTTTCTTGTGGAGTCATGGTTAGCCGTATGCATTGATTGGATCATGTATAATTTGAGGTTATAGTGTCTACTTAAAAACTTCGGAAGACAGTTTTCAGGTGCTTTGTgcaaaaaaacaatttaagaaTTACACCGAACATGAAACTTATGCAGAAGTTTGATTATGGAATTATATTATCATTGATGGCTAAGTTttgttatgtaattttttatatatatatactgcTGTTACGCTGAATTGTAGATAATGGGATTGCAAATAACGGGATGGTGctattatgaatttttgttaTACAAATTATATGACGATAAAAAGCATAGGTGGCTTAACAGGACTGAGACTGATCGGTGAGGAGGGATACAATGGAATGACTGAGGCATCATGTGCCAGAGTCGGTAGAAGGTGAGGTCGTGACCAAGAATCTGTAGAGATGCATAAATTCAATGAAATTGGCAATTACTTTTGGTATATTGATGGTTGTCGTTAAAAATTGATCTCAAGTGACCTTTACCTAGACCTCCTTGTACCCCAACCATCTAATGTATTCTGTGGCGGGCATGCGGAAAGAGAAAACATTTAATGCTGTGCAGAATTACCAATAGCATGCGATAGTAGGGCTATCAAGCTGTCATGGGAGCTGAGCGGCTAGTGGCCTCTATTTAGACTTGGTTGtgtcttatttttaattagtggCTGATGCCACGACGCTATGCATGCAAAAAGGCTGAGATGATGAAATCATCTGAAAACCCCACTCTATTACTGCATGATCCATTGCTTTTTGGTGACCTTGCTACCACAACCTGGTGTTTTTTGCCCAGTGCCTTCACATGTAGAGAAGAAACGAAGAAGCAAGAAAAACAACGAAAATACAAGAAGAAACGAAGGAGGAGAAGAAAGATGCATGTATGTGTTAGGACTTGGATTACAGTACACAATAGTGCAGCAGTTAGTTATGGCAGTAAGAGAGCTGTGTACGTTTTATTTAGAAgaagacatttcattttcagATTAAGGGTTTGGGTTTCACGTTATGGGCTTATAATAAGCCCAACAATGGGCCGGGTATTTCTTTTTGGTGAATGTTCATGTCTtgtgaaataaaaattgaaaaacatcCCTATCACAGAATTGTGAGTAACTCTTGAGCatttatacatatattattaattactgaatttttatagaaaatttaGAATAGTAGTCATTTTGCTATGTGCTATCCCGCTATATCGTTTCGACCCCATTGGTTCCTATCTGCGATTAATAACAATGGTTGTGCTTGTTTTAAGGCAATTCTTCTTGCTTTCATGTTTTTACTTGAATCTATTTCAAACAAGCCGATAGCTCCTATTTGTTAGTTATCATATTTTTGTACTTAATATACTTTCTTTATGTCATGTAGATTGCATTGGTTCGGCATTCAATATAAAAGGAGCAATGCAATGCCCTAATTGTCGGAAGATTGAGAAAGGTCAGTGGCTTTATGCTAACGGCTGTCGGTCATATCCAGAATTCAACATGGATGACTGGACGCATGATGAGGACCTATATGATTTAAACTACTCTGAAATGGTAAATTCCTATCAGATTTATGTTTTCTTGGAATTTTATTTCATACTTGCTGAAGAGCTCGACACAGATGCTTCTTTTAAGAAGAgtaaatcttgaccatatagTCACCACATTGATGGTTAAGATTGAAGTTATTTAATGACGACATGGTTATTTAAAAGTCATATGactttatgtttaatttttactGTTCATGGTTCGATGTAGTAGTATAGATTTACTTCTTTCACTCTCATATGAAAAAGACTCTTGATAGAGCGAGAGGAATTTACAAACGTGTTCTTTGCTTGActttatcaaaaacaaaaaggtTTTGGGGAGTGATCAACATCGTGCCTATTTGCATTAGCATGCCTACTGACTACATGAAGTTATTTGAAAGTTATAGCTGGGAGCAAAAGAAAAGTTATTTAGCTACTCAAATTATTACTTCGTAATCATATCAGACCTGATATTAGTTTCAACTTCATCTACCATATGCCTTCATACGTAGACCTTTTGTTAATCTGTAAGCAAGTCAAAGCCTACTACCACTGCACCACTATTATCTGCCAATGCATTATTTTACTCCATTGCCATTTATAGTACATAAATGATGTAGACAAAATCGAATCTTCTACGTGTAAGTGGTTGGTGTTTCAAGGCTGTCAAGGTTGCCACAACctcttttatttgaaattatttcttGTTCCCTTTTATTATCTTGATAGACAATTTTTTGCTGTCCATTGACTACATTTTCCCCTAAATGGTTTCTGCAGTCCTTTGGAGTTCATTGGTGCCCATTCGGCAACCTGACACGACTTCCATCATCTTACGAGTAAGCACAATTAACATTCCACAAATACAAACTTATCTCTTTGAATTTAGAGGCTTGAACTTGTCATTTGTCATAcatattattttgttctttGGCTGGTTTGTAGACATTCTTTGGTGGTATTGGTGCTGTCTGTGACTTTTTACTAATCCAATTTGGTTCCACTTTCATCACATAACCATATATATAAGTGGTTGTTGCAATGAGAAGTAAGTGATCACTAAAATcatgtgtttgattttattatggAACCTAATTCGGATAGTTGAAGTCAAATGTGGTTGAATTTTAGAAACATTCTTTTGGTAAATAGGCGAAATATATTTACACGTATTAAGATTTTGTAGGCAGTAGCATCATTAAATTCAAAGTTGGTTTCTTAGTTGCTCGGTTAAGTATTTAttccaaaaaaagaaattatttccAATTGTTTAATCCAGAGTATGACTTCTGGCGTAGTTGCTTGGGAATCATCATAAGCACATGGACTTGTCCATTTTTGGTAGAAACTGTCAAATTTTCAGTGAAGTTGCTTGAGTTTAACTCATACAACTTGTAGTTTCAACTAATGGGGAAACCATTGTGACTGATTGGTCTGACTGTTTCTTCATGGGTATCCATCAGGTCTGAATTCTTTTACCATCTATTCGTGGAGGCTGGCATTTTTGCTTACTGCACTCCACAACTCACACACATTAATGTTTTGCTTTGGGATAGTCGTCATTTGTCACTAAAGTGGATAAGCAAGCAAGGGTGAATTTAAAGACCGGCTCACTTTAGATGATGACCTTTGTTTGTTGCTTTGCTATTGCTGCCACCGTAGTATCTGTAATAATGCACTTTGAAGTACCCGTCTTTGCTACCTCCTGTCCTTTTCTTCCTTTGTAATGTAATTGACTAATTTTTTATGACACTATGACTATGCTAGACCCAACTGGCATTATTACAGAAAAATGGAGAAGAAACCCCTTTGATTACAAAATAATGGCAGCTCTTTGAGGGTTTTCTCACCTCCCAATGCGAAAAAGACCCTAAATTACTCAATTTACAAGATGCCTCCGTCTCTAATAACTTCTCTCTATTTATAGGCAGCATGCATCATTGGACCTACCTATCTCTCAACACACTAACAAACTAATTAACCCAACCTAATTAACTAACTAACAATAACAGACCTATCAGAGTACTCTTTATCACAGCTGCAACAGAAGGCTCAGCTAAAGtacatattttattcttttaagttGGCCTCGACGGCTTGTATTACATTCTTGGCTAAATTTCAGTTCATTTCTTGTTATTGCACTTGAAGCTTGTATGAACGGCTGTTGcatatttattattgaatttaatcTAGGTCTAATAGGCTGTTAATCATACTTTTGATGTGTTGAGCTATAAAAGATTTCCCTTACAAATGTGCTCTAATTAGATTGTTAAAATGGGATGCACCCTTTTGGTTGGCTTGCCTCTCCTTTGCCAAAGGTGGAACTTCATAGTGCTATATGTTTTGTATTGTGTTGAATGCTCTAGCCAAATTGACCTAGCTTGCTCAATATGTTGGCtaataaataatgatttaactttttaatgttTCTTAAATTTAGGCTTTTTGAGAGTATCCCTTCACCCACCCACACACACACACCAAAGAAAATGTTAGGTTGTTTATGCAACTTATATTTATGCTCCTGATTTTTCCAGGGAAGGTGAATTTTCATCAACTGCATGTAAGATATCCCTTTTCCTTCTAATAACGCCTCCCCATTTTTTAAGTTGACCCTTGTATGCACCAGATACATTAATTTACTGAAATTATGAGATGCAGATCCTGATATGATGGGACAACATGCTGTATTTGGTGAACATACAGCTGTATCATCTGCTAGTCATCCTTGTCCGTATATTGCTTACTTTGGACCAATACACCCATCCTCCTCCAATTCGGGTGGATCTGTATCAGAAGCACCTAACTTCAATCATTGGAATGGCTCATCTGTGCCTAATGACATGCCAACCTCCTACACATTTCCTGCCATGGATCTTCATTATCACAGTTGGGAGCACCATTCCCCTCCTTTCTCGACTGCAAGCAGTCGTCTAGTTGCTGCTGATCAACCCTCGGCGTCACCAGGTAGTCAAAGGCCAGTTAGGGGTGGTTCGGATGTACCAAGATCAGGATCTTTTATGCATCCTTTTCTTGTTGGTCACAGGTAGGTACCTCTTTAGAATCAATTCATCCCTTTCTCAAGTGAGTGAATCGCTCACATGTAATTTGATGTAATATATACCAATTTTTCGGTCCTATGGGATTTAAGTATGCAATTAATTTTGGCTATATGTAAGctaattgataaaaaatgatGGATCTCGGTATCTTTATTGGCTAGTAGAAATTTGCTCATGAGATTGATATTGGAAGCTTTATTGTTTGAGTTATAACAAGCATTTGATGCACATTTAATTTCTGCAGTTCTGCTGTCAGAGCAGGTAGCTCAATTGGTTCCTCAATGATCCCTCCTTATCCCGGTAGCAATGCTCGAGCTCGTGATAGAGTGCAGGCACTTCAGGCATACTATCAACCACAGCAACATCCTAACTCAACTACAATGCGGGCACCTGTTGCTTCTGTCACCCGAAGAGCTAGCAGTCACAGTGGTTCAACTCTACCAGTGGCCACATCATCAGACCAAAGTGGTGGCTTCTTCCTTATCCCATCAAGTTCATCATCAGGACGTAATTTCCAAGAAGAAAACTATCTACCAAGTCGCTTCCATACTTGGGAAAGAGATCACTTGCCTTCGTTGTCATTGAGCCAAGCTGATAGAGATCCAGGCTGGAGATCATACCACCAAAACACCAACAGGTCAGACCCAAGTACCAGGTCTGGCAGCTTTCGTTTAAGGCACGGATCAGATAGAATGCCGTCACAAAATCGGTAATACACTTATGTTCTGTTCACTGAAGCAGACTTCCATTACTATGGAAAAACAGAACCTAATGTATGCTTTGAGAACTGTTACATATTGCTTCGGCGTTTTGGCCTTTGGGTCTGTTATGTTAAGGTACATTATATAATCTGGCTGGCCTTGAAACTGATTTTTCCGGGCAGCCACACGGCTGTGTGATGGACATTTGCTTCATCTATTTTATGATCCTTCATTGGAAAGCATAAAATAAAGATGGtatctttgttgggaaaaatcaTGTTTTTGGAAGAAATGTTGGAGAGTGTGTTTTCAagtgataaatcaattgaatgAGATGAGACCAATTGTGGTTGAATTTGTAGTGAGTGAACTAAATATGTTTGATAAAAACGCTCATGCAAATGCTTTGTATTGAGAATTTGAGTAATTTTACCTCAACCACGTGGAAGAGTGATTTGTAAATTGTTGTGCAAGAATTGAGCCAAGGTATGGAATTTGCATGAGAAGTACCATAACTTGAAATAATTATAGTTCAAGGCTGGTTATTAGAAACAACAGTTTATCAATATCAAGTGGTTATGTTTTAcatactttataaaaaaaatcttattgaCGTTGTTTTACGtataaatattttcatcacaaaaTGGGAATTTAAAAGTTTTAGTAAGAAAATTAATAGCAGACTccagtttaattaatttttaaaggacgattaaatcaattcaaaaaaatttgaaggatcaaaaccacacataaaggtttaattaattattaaaggatgatttaaaaaaaattgaaggattGAAATCACACATAAAGAATAAATTTATTGTGCATCCCCCCACCTATATCTTTCACCCCTAAAGTAtatgaaaatatgtttttatcttttttaatcaattggattttttttttgaatacaAGTACATTATTTATTTCCATATCCGAAAATttgatagttttttaaaaaataaaataaaaaatttggttgaatttaagatgcaattttttttaaaagttacaaaaaattaaaaaatatggataagtgtgaaaaattttgaaatgcagtttcttttttagtttaaaaaatttttgaaactttagaTGAAGGTAAAACTTCtaaaatatggatttttttttaaaatattaaaattttatatgaattcgaaactttcaaaatgtaattttttaatatatattttttaaaattcaaaagttTGAATAAAGACAGTGGATTCAAGAGCCAACAGAAGACCATTCAAGACAACTAAATTCAAGAGCCGATCAACCTCTACTTCTCTCTAGCACGTCATGCCAGTCACCTAAGTTGGAGGGATCTTTTG
The genomic region above belongs to Cicer arietinum cultivar CDC Frontier isolate Library 1 chromosome 4, Cicar.CDCFrontier_v2.0, whole genome shotgun sequence and contains:
- the LOC101496304 gene encoding E3 ubiquitin-protein ligase RFI2-like — encoded protein: MGLGKDEEEDIKIHNHHNHNKVVDEGDGRGSKFFGSVSCSICLDVVTDNGDRSLAKLLCGHQFHLDCIGSAFNIKGAMQCPNCRKIEKGQWLYANGCRSYPEFNMDDWTHDEDLYDLNYSEMSFGVHWCPFGNLTRLPSSYEEGEFSSTAYPDMMGQHAVFGEHTAVSSASHPCPYIAYFGPIHPSSSNSGGSVSEAPNFNHWNGSSVPNDMPTSYTFPAMDLHYHSWEHHSPPFSTASSRLVAADQPSASPGSQRPVRGGSDVPRSGSFMHPFLVGHSSAVRAGSSIGSSMIPPYPGSNARARDRVQALQAYYQPQQHPNSTTMRAPVASVTRRASSHSGSTLPVATSSDQSGGFFLIPSSSSSGRNFQEENYLPSRFHTWERDHLPSLSLSQADRDPGWRSYHQNTNRSDPSTRSGSFRLRHGSDRMPSQNR